The following DNA comes from Chitinophaga nivalis.
ACAGATTTCGAAAACTTTAAAGCAAAGTTTGAACAGTATATAGGAGACCTGGACAAAACCAATAATACCTACTATCAGAAAGAATTTTCAAACAAAATAGATGGCGACTGGACGGATCTGTTCTGGAATTACCGCGACGAGCAAACACACATTTTTGATACGGCTTTCCTGAATTTCTTCCGTGTAACGGCCACCAATCATTATGCCGCCAGACATGAAACAACAACAGACAGTAATCGGAATGAGGAATTCAGAAAACAGATTGAACAGCTGAGAGATAACAAACAAACGGTCTCTTTCGCCAGATATGAAGAATGGCACTGCTTTGATCCCGCTTATGTAACGTATGTTATACAACTGCTGGATAAACTTAAAAACGGAGAAAGCACTATTAAAACCTATCTGCCGGATCAAATACTGATAGATGAAACAGCACTTTTCAACGGCGTTATCAACAATAACCTGGGCTATCCCGAGCTGGTTCTTTTCTACGGCTTCACGCGGTTTATTACGCAATACGATGACACCGCTGCATTACTCACCTGGATGCGGGTTATCCGGAATCTGGTAGAAGGCAGCCGTCTCACTTATTACAACGATGCAGGCGAATATGCGGCCTCTCTTAAAGCGATCGATGCCTTGCTACCGCATGCATTAGATATACTCACCTACCTCGCCAACACCCAACAGGTGATCAGTGGTTTTCCGGGCATACAGGTAGAAGAAGAAAGACTAAAAGCACGGTTGATATTAAGGGAGCAAGCGTGGGAAACAGCCATTACCAAAGCAGAAAACCATGGCTACTTCAAGGGGCAAATAGGCTTCCTCCTGCATTTTGCCGGTGTAGCTGCTACCGATGATACATCCGGTACGGCATTGCCTTTATTTCAGACCTATTATGAAAAAGCCGCTAAAATATTTAACGATAAAGGATTAGCGCCATTCCGTGATTTTCTGTGGGAACGTGCCCTACTGGCAAAAGGCGATTATTTGCTGACGAAAGGAAGAAACCATAGTTTCCTAATCAACTCCGAAAGGGATATCAGCTGGAAGAGATTATTAAGGGATAATAAGGAAAACAGAAATTATGTAAAAATGTTGCTGGATCAGATTGATTTGAATGCAATTGAAAACAGCCTGCAGCAAGTGATAGACACATACCATACACGGGACTGGAGCTATCATTTTATAAAGGAATCCTCTATCTTAATCCACTCCGGTAGCTCTCGATTTATCCGGCGGAATGATAATGATAAAAATGACATACTAATACTCGAATCATCGGCTACCAATGGCTATCATTATGAATACTACTCATTTGCGCTGTATAAAAAACTCGCCGCTAAAAGAGAGCATATTCGGTATATGTCACAAAGATCGGTGGCAGAAGAAAAATACATTTCTATCGACAACGATACCATCAGAATAATTTACTGCAAAGTAAATGATCAATGGAAATATAAACTAACTGATACCAATGGTATCGAATATTACGATCATCCGGAAGAAGTCATTAACCGCTTTAACTAAAACATTTTTCATTTACCTATACAGATAACAGACATGTCAAAACGGGGCTATATATCCAGGTACCTACTGATCCTGAAAAAGCTGAAAGCCACACCGCACAGCAGCTACGAAGAGTTAAAACGTTATATGGAAAACCAATTGGGCTACCTGCAGATGCAGGACGACACGCTTGATATCGGGTTTTCCAAACGCACCCTGCAACGCGACCTGCGGGAAATCAAAAACATTTTCGGGATCGATGTCTCCTATTCCCGGATAGCGAAAGGTTATGCCATCGCGGAGCAAACGAGCAGCAACATGAATTTCCAGCGGATGATGGAATCCTTTGACATGTTCAACTCCCTCAACCTGGCGCATGAGCTGTCGCCTTATATCCATCTGGAAAAAAGACGACCGCAGGGTACAGAAAACCTGTCGCCCCTGTTGCATGCCATCAAAAACAAACAGGAAATACATTTCAGTTATCAGAAATTCTGGGAAGAGGTACCTACCGAAAGAACCCTTGCCCCCTATGCTTTAAAAGAGTTTAAGAACCGCTGGTACCTGCTGGGCAAAGACCGGAAAGACAACAACATCAAAACATTTGCCCTGGATCGCTTATCCGCACTGGATGTTACCGGCAACGATTTTGTGTTACCTGCTGCCTATGATGTAGCAGCTTATTTCCGGAACTGCTTCGGTATTATCAGTCCTGCGGATGAAACCGTGCAAGAAATCATCCTGTCTTTTGATCCGCATCAGGGCAAGTACATCAAAACATTACCACTGCATGAAACCCAGGAAATACTGGTAGACAATGCGGATGAACTGCAGGTAAGATTATTCCTGTATATTACGCATGATCTCATTATGGAATTGCTTTCCTATGGAGCGGAGATGCGGGTACTGGCGCCTGCCTCTCTGGTGGAAACCATCAAAGCAGCCCATCAGGAGGCCTTTGCACAATATGACTAACCGTACA
Coding sequences within:
- a CDS encoding DUF262 domain-containing protein, encoding MSNSTYTFWTLLGDENDGIEIPIIQRDYAQGRDTAGEIRHAFLDTIKKHLDAAHPLDIDFIYGNYTRGKFIPLDGQQRLTTLFLLHWYTAVKDNQHEQAKAVLQKFTYETRSSSREFCVALVNSAPDMATVKGALSEVIKNATWFFLAWVKDPTIQSMLVMLDCIHEKFNQTTGYFNKLTQHHPALITFQSIELKDFGLTDKLYIKMNARGKPLTDFENFKAKFEQYIGDLDKTNNTYYQKEFSNKIDGDWTDLFWNYRDEQTHIFDTAFLNFFRVTATNHYAARHETTTDSNRNEEFRKQIEQLRDNKQTVSFARYEEWHCFDPAYVTYVIQLLDKLKNGESTIKTYLPDQILIDETALFNGVINNNLGYPELVLFYGFTRFITQYDDTAALLTWMRVIRNLVEGSRLTYYNDAGEYAASLKAIDALLPHALDILTYLANTQQVISGFPGIQVEEERLKARLILREQAWETAITKAENHGYFKGQIGFLLHFAGVAATDDTSGTALPLFQTYYEKAAKIFNDKGLAPFRDFLWERALLAKGDYLLTKGRNHSFLINSERDISWKRLLRDNKENRNYVKMLLDQIDLNAIENSLQQVIDTYHTRDWSYHFIKESSILIHSGSSRFIRRNDNDKNDILILESSATNGYHYEYYSFALYKKLAAKREHIRYMSQRSVAEEKYISIDNDTIRIIYCKVNDQWKYKLTDTNGIEYYDHPEEVINRFN
- a CDS encoding helix-turn-helix transcriptional regulator, yielding MSKRGYISRYLLILKKLKATPHSSYEELKRYMENQLGYLQMQDDTLDIGFSKRTLQRDLREIKNIFGIDVSYSRIAKGYAIAEQTSSNMNFQRMMESFDMFNSLNLAHELSPYIHLEKRRPQGTENLSPLLHAIKNKQEIHFSYQKFWEEVPTERTLAPYALKEFKNRWYLLGKDRKDNNIKTFALDRLSALDVTGNDFVLPAAYDVAAYFRNCFGIISPADETVQEIILSFDPHQGKYIKTLPLHETQEILVDNADELQVRLFLYITHDLIMELLSYGAEMRVLAPASLVETIKAAHQEAFAQYD